The proteins below are encoded in one region of Apium graveolens cultivar Ventura chromosome 4, ASM990537v1, whole genome shotgun sequence:
- the LOC141719685 gene encoding uncharacterized protein LOC141719685, which produces MGRVAALNRFVSKSSDKCQEFFNIIKGVGRNFEWTEKCEEAFQNIKKHLSSPPILSNPNEGETLVLYLAISDFAVSAVLVREEDDIQLPVYYMSKRLADAETRYTSLEKLAYALILTSRKLMPYFQAHRIEVRTSYPLRQVMYKPESSGRMLKWTVELGQFEMDYKSRTAIKGQALADFVLEFPPHQEVDPGALVVIPSTEEVGLESQNSAPWWSLFMDGASNGNGVGAGIELIRPKVHKIRCATHLAFHATNNDAEYEALINGLKLALEMKVENLNVFSDSMIVVYQINGGYQAKGPRTELYLKCSQRIIASFNKVRLKLIPCEKNEGADELAKLGSRREATLLEVVPLDIQRQPSVPEHEVGSLSDDLGSTWMTPILAYIKEGSLLDEKNESRRIRYKATRYVIYDGILYRRGFGVPLLKCIDGDECNYILREVHEGIRGNHSRGSSLAQKILRQGYY; this is translated from the coding sequence ATGGGGCGAGTGGCCGCCTTAAATCGCTTCGTCTCAAAGTCCTCCGACAAATGCCAGGAGTTCTTCAACATAATTAAAGGAGTGGGGAGGAATTTTGagtggacagaaaagtgtgaagAAGCATTCCAGAACATAAAGAAGCATCTCAGCAGCCCTCCAATATTGTCCAACCCAAATGAGGGAGAGACTTTGGTCCTATACTTGGCCATCTCTGACTTTGCAGTTAGTGCAGTATTGGTTCGAGAGGAGGATGATATCCAACTCCCGGTATATTATATGAGTAAAAGGTTGGCTGACGCGGAGACTCGGTACACGAGCCTCGAGAAATTAGCATATGCTCTAATCCTGACCTCCAGAAAGCTCATGCCCTATTTTCAGGCGCACAGGATAGAAGTGCGAACCTCCTACCCTCTCAGGCAAGTAATGTATAAACCGGAGTCTTCTGGTCGAATGCTGAAGTGGACGGTTGAGCTCGGCCAGTTCGAGATGGATTATAAGTCAAGGACCGCAATCAAAGGCCAAGCCCTGGCTGATTTTGTGCTGGAATTTCCTCCACATCAAGAAGTGGATCCGGGAGCCCTTGTTGTCATACCTAGCACAGAAGAAGTCGGGCTGGAGAGCCAAAATAGTGCCCCATGGTGGAGCCTATTTATGGATGGAGCCTCTAATGGGAATGGTGTAGGAGCTGGAATTGAGTTAATCAGACCGAAGGTGCACAAGATCAGATGTGCGACCCATCTGGCCTTTCACgcaaccaacaatgatgctgagtatgaggccCTGATCAACGGTCTCAAGCTAGCTTTGGAAATGAAGGTGGAGAATTTGAATGTGTTTAGTGACTCCATGATTGTGGTATATCAGATAAACGGAGGGTATCAAGCTAAAGGGCCGAGAACAGAGCTTTACCTGAAGTGTTCGCAGAGGATAATCGCGAGCTTTAACAAGGTGAGGCTGAAACTAATCCCGTGTGAGAAGAATGAAGGCGCGGACGAGCTAGCTAAGCTCGGCTCACGCCGTGAGGCCACTCTGCTAGAGGTCGTGCCCCTTGACATACAGAGGCAGCCTAGTGTGCCCGAGCACGAGGTGGGCAGCCTTAGTGATGACCTCGGCTCCACGTGGATGACACCTATCTTAGCATACATAAAAGAAGGTTCACTTCTGGATGAAAAGAATGAGTCAAGGAGGATAAGATACAAAGCAACCCGCTATGTGATATACGATGGGATCCTATACAGAAGAGGGTTCGGTGTGCCTCTCCTCAAGTGCATAGATGGGGATGAATGCAATTATATCCTAAGGGAAGTACACGAGGGCATTCGTGGCAATCACTCGAggggtagctctctagctcagAAAATCCTCCGTCAAGGCTACTACTAG